The following proteins are co-located in the Dyadobacter chenwenxiniae genome:
- a CDS encoding SusC/RagA family TonB-linked outer membrane protein, translating to MRKVLLLVLWACMLSPLVNAQVRQISGKISAADDGLGLAGASIIFKGTNVGSNADADGKFSFSVPGDGILVVSYVGFLIKELPIGNQTQFDIKLDADTRQLAEVVVTAFGIEREKKALGYTVQEVKGSSLTESRSTNVANALSGKIAGVRVQANGGPGSSSTIQIRGSSSVSGNNQPLIVIDGVPMEQTSSKTLGGGISEVNPDNIKEMSVLKGPNAAALYGSRAANGVILITTKNGQGTKGLGVEINSNITFERPWIKPDFQNTYGGGSGYRTWYNDGWSSSITDPAQIAQYRAVYDARYPLAGSAGTDESWGAPMDGRMVRQWWTGDEVAPLTPQPNNWEEYWQTGRTITNSVALSGGNDKGYFRLGLSRVDQKGIMYYNDFHRNNFRINSGYNLTKNISVTLSGEYIKSGSDNRSYAAGQEFIWSHRSVSWDQLRNYEQYTDVHNQKAGDTDPPNWQHTFFTNPYFSQLKMPSGNEKDRLLGNIALNYKILPSLSLMLRSGTDYWSDTRINVTNFLRVRNGTRTPGRFNEEVLRSQETNTDFMLTYNKNLTNDFGLNIQFGGIQRKNYNKRNYFAVGEMVVDGLYNAGNSVPSANTIESKIEESETQSLFGTANFSWRNALFLDLTARNDWSSTLPADARSYFYPSASVSAVITELFDVKSNVLSFGKLRASYAQVGNDALPYQLAQTFTASGSWNGSVPKFAENIQIANSELKPEITTGLELGADLRFFKGKVGLDVTYYEQTTKDQILGVEISKASGYDKRVLNAGKITNKGVELTLSGTPVKLSNGFSWEVSLNYARNRNKVLELAEGLTTYTLATQRGMTSEARVGESYGTFYGVGFQKSPDGQVVYGANGLPVTVSNQKLGNVQPDWIGGMLNTLNYKGFSLSALVDVRIGGDIYDEGTGTARWTGQYAETALGREEGVIGKGVREVTGADGSKSFIPNDIIVTANQLYGYSNPRNYHESAIFDASYVKLREVSLGYSISPSFLKRIKIQSAKLSVVGRNVWMIFKNTPHIDPEIDAKGANGQGFGYGELPSSRSVGMNLSLSF from the coding sequence ATGCGTAAAGTTCTACTCTTAGTATTATGGGCTTGCATGCTATCCCCACTGGTTAACGCCCAGGTGCGTCAGATAAGTGGCAAGATCTCAGCAGCTGACGATGGTCTCGGACTTGCAGGAGCCTCTATCATATTCAAAGGAACCAACGTAGGTTCAAATGCAGACGCAGACGGAAAATTCAGCTTCTCTGTTCCGGGCGACGGAATTCTTGTGGTTTCATATGTGGGTTTTTTAATCAAAGAACTTCCCATTGGCAACCAAACTCAATTTGACATAAAACTTGACGCCGATACACGCCAGCTTGCCGAAGTGGTGGTTACCGCTTTTGGTATTGAACGCGAGAAAAAAGCATTGGGCTATACAGTCCAGGAAGTGAAAGGAAGCTCGCTGACCGAATCCAGGTCAACAAACGTGGCCAATGCATTATCCGGAAAAATTGCCGGTGTAAGGGTTCAGGCCAATGGCGGCCCGGGCAGCAGCTCAACGATACAAATCCGTGGATCATCTTCTGTTTCAGGCAATAACCAACCATTAATTGTAATCGACGGTGTGCCTATGGAGCAAACTTCCAGCAAAACGCTTGGAGGCGGAATCTCGGAAGTTAACCCGGATAACATTAAAGAAATGTCTGTCCTGAAAGGACCTAACGCGGCTGCATTATACGGTTCACGCGCAGCAAACGGGGTTATTTTGATTACAACAAAAAATGGCCAGGGAACAAAAGGATTAGGTGTTGAAATAAACTCCAACATTACATTCGAACGCCCCTGGATCAAACCTGATTTTCAAAACACATACGGCGGAGGAAGCGGTTACCGGACTTGGTACAACGATGGTTGGAGCTCATCTATCACTGATCCTGCGCAAATTGCACAATACAGGGCCGTTTATGACGCAAGATATCCTCTGGCTGGTTCGGCAGGAACGGATGAAAGCTGGGGAGCACCTATGGATGGCCGTATGGTGAGACAGTGGTGGACGGGTGACGAAGTTGCGCCACTGACTCCTCAGCCTAACAACTGGGAAGAATACTGGCAAACCGGCCGCACGATCACAAACTCGGTGGCATTGTCAGGAGGAAACGACAAAGGCTATTTCCGCCTGGGGTTGAGCCGGGTGGATCAGAAAGGGATTATGTATTACAATGATTTCCACAGAAACAACTTCCGTATCAATTCTGGTTACAATTTGACCAAAAACATCAGCGTCACATTATCTGGTGAGTATATCAAATCAGGCTCGGACAACCGCAGCTATGCAGCTGGACAGGAATTTATCTGGTCGCACCGCTCCGTTTCATGGGATCAGCTTCGTAACTATGAGCAATATACGGATGTGCATAACCAAAAAGCGGGTGACACAGATCCACCAAACTGGCAGCACACATTCTTTACAAACCCTTATTTTTCTCAGCTAAAAATGCCGTCGGGCAATGAAAAAGACAGGTTGTTGGGGAATATTGCATTGAACTACAAAATCCTGCCTTCGCTATCCTTAATGCTTCGCTCAGGAACGGATTATTGGTCAGATACGCGTATCAATGTGACCAACTTCCTTCGCGTTCGTAACGGCACGAGAACACCGGGCCGCTTCAACGAAGAAGTTTTGCGCAGCCAGGAAACGAACACCGATTTCATGCTGACTTACAACAAAAACCTGACAAACGATTTTGGATTGAACATTCAGTTTGGTGGAATTCAACGTAAAAACTATAACAAAAGAAACTACTTTGCTGTGGGTGAAATGGTTGTGGACGGCCTTTACAATGCTGGAAACTCAGTTCCTAGCGCCAACACCATTGAAAGTAAGATCGAGGAATCTGAAACGCAGAGCTTATTCGGGACGGCTAACTTCTCATGGAGAAACGCACTTTTCCTCGACCTGACGGCAAGAAACGACTGGTCGAGCACATTGCCTGCGGATGCACGCTCTTACTTCTACCCTTCTGCATCGGTAAGCGCAGTGATCACAGAATTGTTTGACGTAAAAAGCAATGTATTGTCATTTGGTAAACTGCGCGCCAGCTATGCACAAGTGGGTAACGATGCGCTTCCTTACCAGCTTGCGCAAACATTCACAGCGAGCGGTTCCTGGAATGGTTCTGTGCCGAAATTTGCTGAGAACATTCAAATCGCAAACTCCGAACTGAAACCTGAGATCACAACTGGTCTTGAATTAGGCGCTGACCTGCGTTTCTTCAAAGGAAAAGTTGGTCTGGACGTCACTTACTACGAACAGACTACAAAAGATCAGATCCTGGGTGTTGAGATTTCCAAAGCCAGTGGTTATGACAAAAGAGTCCTGAATGCTGGAAAGATCACCAACAAAGGGGTTGAACTAACACTTTCAGGAACGCCGGTTAAGTTGTCAAATGGTTTCAGCTGGGAAGTTTCTTTGAACTATGCACGCAACCGCAACAAAGTGCTTGAACTGGCAGAAGGACTGACCACTTACACATTGGCAACACAACGTGGAATGACTTCGGAAGCGCGTGTAGGAGAATCTTACGGAACATTCTACGGCGTTGGTTTCCAGAAATCGCCTGACGGACAAGTTGTTTACGGAGCCAACGGCTTACCTGTAACGGTTTCAAATCAAAAGCTCGGCAATGTTCAGCCTGACTGGATTGGTGGAATGCTGAACACACTCAACTACAAAGGTTTCTCCCTAAGTGCATTGGTTGACGTGCGCATCGGCGGTGACATTTATGATGAAGGAACTGGAACCGCTCGATGGACTGGTCAATATGCAGAAACAGCATTGGGACGTGAAGAAGGTGTGATAGGAAAAGGGGTTCGTGAAGTGACAGGGGCGGATGGTTCTAAATCTTTCATTCCAAATGACATCATTGTTACTGCAAACCAACTTTACGGTTACAGCAACCCACGTAACTATCATGAATCAGCCATTTTCGATGCGAGTTATGTAAAGCTTCGCGAGGTTTCATTAGGATACAGCATCAGCCCTTCATTCCTGAAAAGAATCAAAATTCAGTCTGCAAAACTTTCAGTAGTAGGACGCAACGTGTGGATGATCTTCAAAAACACACCGCATATCGATCCTGAAATTGATGCAAAAGGAGCAAACGGACAAGGTTTTGGTTACGGCGAGCTGCCAAGCTCACGCAGCGTGGGTATGAACCTGTCATTGTCATTCTGA
- a CDS encoding carbon-nitrogen hydrolase, with product MNKKVNIGIVQMSCSGDIDANFHKAVQGIRDAAAKGANIVCLQELFRSLYFCDVEDHKNFLLAEPIPGPSTESLSAVAKELGVVIIASLFEKRAHGLYHNTTAVLDADGAYLGKYRKMHIPDDPGYYEKFYFTPGDAATGESVGEAGDKDGYRVFDTKFAKIGVLICWDQWYPEAARITSLMGAEILFYPTAIGWDTNETDPIINEEQYGAWQTIQRGHAVANGVYVVSVNRTGREADQQFWGGSFIANPQGRLLYLAPHEEEVTHVEELDLGKLDFYRTTWPFLRDRRIDSYRPILKRFID from the coding sequence CAACATCGGCATCGTGCAAATGAGTTGCAGCGGTGATATTGATGCTAATTTTCATAAAGCCGTTCAGGGAATCCGTGACGCAGCTGCGAAGGGTGCCAACATTGTATGTCTTCAAGAACTTTTCCGCTCGCTTTATTTCTGCGACGTGGAAGACCATAAAAATTTCCTCTTAGCCGAACCCATTCCCGGCCCTTCCACAGAATCGCTGAGCGCGGTGGCGAAGGAATTGGGCGTTGTGATCATTGCTTCGTTATTTGAAAAGCGTGCGCATGGGCTTTACCATAATACAACGGCCGTTCTGGACGCTGACGGTGCTTATCTTGGAAAATATCGCAAAATGCACATTCCGGATGATCCGGGTTATTACGAAAAATTCTATTTCACACCTGGCGACGCGGCAACGGGCGAGTCAGTCGGTGAAGCCGGTGATAAAGATGGCTATCGGGTTTTTGATACGAAGTTCGCAAAAATCGGTGTGCTCATCTGCTGGGATCAATGGTATCCCGAAGCGGCGCGCATTACGAGCTTAATGGGTGCCGAAATCTTGTTTTACCCAACTGCAATTGGCTGGGATACAAATGAAACAGACCCGATCATTAATGAAGAACAATATGGCGCGTGGCAAACCATTCAGCGCGGACATGCGGTTGCAAATGGCGTTTATGTGGTTTCTGTAAACCGGACGGGCCGTGAAGCCGACCAGCAATTCTGGGGCGGATCATTCATTGCCAATCCGCAAGGCCGCTTGCTTTATCTTGCTCCGCACGAAGAAGAAGTGACGCATGTGGAAGAACTTGATTTGGGTAAGCTTGACTTTTACAGAACAACCTGGCCGTTCCTGAGAGACCGAAGAATTGATTCCTATCGCCCAATTCTTAAACGATTTATTGACTAA